The Streptomyces sp. NBC_00440 genome contains a region encoding:
- a CDS encoding non-ribosomal peptide synthetase/type I polyketide synthase, translating into MDESNVNTNAIAIVGMSGRFPGAADVQAFWANLLAGLSGTVAPTDQDLDAAGVPPQVRTDPAYVRATGALEGIEEFDAQFFGLTPREAQLMDPQQRLFLECAWHALEDSGNRAGAGLPAAVFGGTGANGYLLYNLAPQEWLRDPAHEYSVILGNDKDYLAPRTSYKLGLSGPSITVQTACSTSLVATAMACQSLLDYQCDLALAGGSAVVVPHRTGYLYQESGIASPDGVCRPFDADANGTVRGSGAAVVVLKRLEDALADGDTVHAVIRGWAVNNDGSAKAGFTAPSVGAQAEVIALAHQLAEVEPASIGFIEAHGTGTTLGDMVEAEALRQAFDGVPGRCALGSVKASIGHLDAASGVAGLIKTALAVKHGTVPPTLNFRRPGLALSSDGNRFFVNSEAIDWPVDTGPRRAGVSSLGIGGTNAHLVLEQAPEQPDRPGAGTDVLPLVLPLSARTDAAVAQAAERLAGHLERAGADLPVADVAHTLITGRAEFDSRTHVVAATAAEAAAALRTPAAPPAGGTAARPLVMMFPGQGAQHPGMAESLYRTQPVVREAVDECAGLLRTELGQDLRELLFPGTDPARVAEAAARLERTEYTQPALFTVEYALARLWQSWGVQPDLMVGHSIGEYAAACIAGVLSLPDAVHLVALRGRLLADQPAGGMLSAALAEDELRRRLPKGSVIAAVNAPKQCTVAGPHAELEALRAELSADGVRVTALHTSHAFHSPLVAGAVEPFRRAVAQVRLNPPLLPYVSSVTGALITAEQATDPGYWAGQLVAPVRWHQALLTAAGPRAVLLEAGPGQSLGALARLGLDLNAGHVVASTLPRPGGDERRAVLEAAGLLRDAGVPVDLTAVNGAPGRRVPLPGYPFQRRRHWIDAPQPRAGGADAAPQPEPVAVAVNDMDDAGTVNTDAVRAAVDRAWAEVLLGADPGPEDNFFDQGGQSLVAVQLLSRISQLVKVRLPLQLIFDHPTPRGLAVAVAAEALRGASRPDLPVRQADRSGALALSPAQERLWFIEQLEPGGSAYNVPQTLMLEGVLDQAALERTFTALVARHEALRTRMGMHDDAPVQIVDEPYEVTVPLLLPSGATGDAGAEAREMALTELRRPFDLLAGPLLRAALIRLAPERHLLVVTMHHLVTDGWSFLVLTRELVELYDAFTSGRAPQLPPAPFQAADHAAWQRVLVTGDHLAEQTAFWTEYLTDAPAALPLPLDRPRPAVQRRRGRRHRIEVSADLTRRLTALGASRGTTPFTTLLALFSAVLHAHTGSQDLLVATPVAGRDRAELEGIVGYLVNTVVVRARFEGARTAVDLVDRVRDSALKALSNPDVPFDQVVQLSGAGQQLDRNPLAQVLFTLENRMNEDVRLAGLELSPVDLDPGIAQFDLALHLQEHEDGLAGWFEYDKELFLPDTVARLGDHFLEVLRRAVDAPDQRLSELVRVPDEVHRLLTEEWNTGTGQLPADASLVDLFTTAMAEGPDRPAVIDGGTTWSYRELDRASDRIAAALVTQGAVPGDRIGVLLERGADLIAAIFGVLKTGAAYVPLDPTHPAERLGLAVDDSGVRLVLTQRSLADRQPPGDAPTVLVDGPEVRSATVDFTPYPVDPGSPAYVIYTSGSTGRPKGVEVTHHNVVRLLRVSDRSFEFGPDDVFAQFFSHAFDVSVWEIFGALSHGAALVTVDYWTSRDPDALVRLLAERRVTVLNQTPSSFHSLIEAEARSAAGPLSLRSVVLAGENLDVGTLVPWFDRHGDQRPSIVNMYGITETTVHVTYRRMTAADVRPAVGTPVGTALPDLRIRLLDPDGALVPIGVPGEICVGGPGLAVQYVNLPERTAERFVSDPFDPSPDARLYRSGDLARYDGDGELYYLGRADHQVQIRGFRVEPGEVQTVLARHPALAGAVVVSAAAPDGGTELIGYPVPLPGTEGPSDTELREFLRTRLPEYMVPAHLVTIAEIPLTANGKTDRAALPGPSRQSPTSRLAETLLEKEVCQVWCEVLGLPSAGVDDVFFEIGGNSLSAVRVNNRLARRFGVELPLRALFEEPTPAAVARRIEAALSAADGPEAPAGRLLTDPATPSPLSTEQEGIYLAEQLTPGTAAFHIGAVLRLRGALDPDRLRQAFTRVIARQEALRVGFADTTDGIRMRPADPGPAPLIVLYPPAGADREAFVADLYERELARPFDLEQPPLLRAALVPGEQEHILVMVVHHLICDGWSLGVLLDELSAAYASDDARPLPAVGYREAAARSRARLESGEAAADLDWWRQHLDRYRATAPLPALPGAPERGPFRASRRTMTLPTEVRAGVLASCRELGVTPFAHLATAFQLALSAVGVEAPVLGFPTAGRTEADEGVIGCFIRTAVLPSADRAVTFADAVREVRDHLVAALEHGSVSADAADRRRDPFHAWFVLQNTPMAGSGPGGTAVEPVPQPPATSKFRLALDVTDTGDEFVCWWDSAPDVLGEELPQRVADGFLAVLTAAPAPGTPLSELLAAASTPVPRRPRRGLRSVSRRAPSRPATQADAPGQHGHVKQGDES; encoded by the coding sequence ATGGACGAATCCAATGTCAACACCAACGCCATCGCCATCGTCGGAATGTCGGGACGGTTTCCCGGCGCCGCCGACGTCCAGGCTTTCTGGGCGAACCTGCTGGCCGGCCTCAGCGGCACCGTCGCCCCGACGGACCAGGATCTCGACGCGGCCGGAGTGCCGCCCCAGGTTCGCACCGACCCGGCCTATGTGCGGGCCACCGGCGCGCTCGAAGGGATCGAGGAGTTCGACGCGCAGTTCTTCGGCCTGACGCCCCGCGAGGCCCAGTTGATGGACCCGCAGCAACGGCTCTTCCTGGAGTGTGCCTGGCACGCCCTGGAGGACTCCGGGAACCGGGCCGGCGCCGGGCTCCCGGCCGCCGTATTCGGCGGCACCGGCGCCAACGGCTACCTGCTGTACAACCTGGCGCCGCAGGAGTGGCTCCGCGACCCGGCGCACGAGTACTCGGTGATCCTCGGCAACGACAAGGACTACCTGGCCCCCCGCACCTCCTACAAGCTCGGCCTCTCCGGTCCGAGCATCACGGTGCAGACGGCCTGCTCCACCTCGCTCGTCGCGACCGCCATGGCCTGCCAGAGCCTGCTGGACTACCAGTGCGACCTGGCCCTGGCGGGCGGGTCCGCGGTCGTCGTACCGCACCGCACCGGCTACCTCTACCAGGAGAGCGGCATCGCCTCACCGGACGGCGTCTGCCGGCCCTTCGACGCCGACGCCAACGGCACCGTGCGGGGGAGCGGAGCCGCGGTCGTGGTCCTCAAGCGGCTTGAGGACGCGCTCGCCGACGGGGACACCGTGCACGCCGTGATCCGCGGCTGGGCGGTCAACAACGACGGTTCGGCCAAGGCGGGCTTCACCGCGCCCTCAGTGGGCGCACAGGCCGAGGTGATCGCCCTGGCGCACCAACTCGCCGAGGTCGAGCCGGCCTCGATCGGATTCATCGAGGCCCACGGCACCGGAACCACCCTCGGAGACATGGTCGAGGCCGAGGCGCTCCGCCAGGCATTCGACGGCGTTCCCGGCCGCTGCGCGCTGGGCTCGGTCAAGGCCTCGATCGGGCACCTCGACGCGGCCTCCGGGGTGGCCGGTCTGATCAAGACGGCCCTCGCGGTCAAGCACGGCACGGTGCCGCCGACCCTGAACTTCCGGCGGCCGGGCCTGGCGCTGAGCTCGGACGGCAACCGGTTCTTCGTCAACTCCGAGGCGATCGACTGGCCGGTGGACACCGGGCCCCGGCGCGCGGGCGTCAGCTCCCTGGGGATCGGCGGCACCAACGCGCACCTCGTCCTGGAGCAGGCACCGGAGCAGCCGGACCGCCCGGGGGCCGGCACGGACGTGCTGCCGCTGGTGCTGCCGTTGTCGGCGCGTACCGACGCCGCCGTCGCGCAGGCGGCTGAGCGGCTCGCCGGCCACCTGGAGCGGGCCGGCGCCGACCTGCCGGTGGCGGACGTCGCGCACACCCTGATCACCGGCCGTGCGGAGTTCGACTCCCGGACCCACGTGGTCGCCGCCACCGCCGCGGAGGCCGCCGCGGCCCTGCGTACGCCGGCCGCACCACCGGCCGGGGGCACGGCAGCGCGACCGCTGGTGATGATGTTCCCCGGCCAGGGCGCCCAGCACCCCGGGATGGCCGAGTCGCTCTACCGCACCCAGCCCGTGGTGCGCGAGGCGGTCGACGAGTGCGCCGGACTGCTCAGGACCGAGCTCGGCCAGGACCTGCGCGAGCTGCTCTTCCCCGGAACCGACCCCGCCCGGGTGGCGGAGGCGGCGGCGCGGCTGGAGCGCACCGAGTACACCCAGCCGGCCCTGTTCACCGTGGAGTACGCACTGGCGCGGCTGTGGCAGAGCTGGGGCGTGCAGCCGGATCTGATGGTGGGTCACAGCATCGGCGAGTACGCCGCCGCCTGCATCGCCGGTGTGCTCAGCCTCCCGGACGCCGTCCACCTGGTCGCCCTGCGCGGCCGGCTGCTCGCGGACCAGCCGGCCGGCGGCATGCTGTCGGCCGCGCTGGCCGAGGACGAACTGCGCCGACGGCTGCCGAAGGGCTCCGTGATCGCGGCCGTCAACGCACCGAAGCAGTGCACGGTCGCCGGCCCGCACGCGGAGCTGGAAGCGCTCAGGGCCGAACTCTCGGCCGACGGCGTGCGGGTCACCGCCCTGCACACCTCGCACGCATTTCACTCGCCGCTCGTCGCAGGCGCGGTGGAACCGTTCCGGCGGGCCGTCGCGCAGGTGCGGCTGAACCCTCCGCTCCTGCCGTACGTCTCCTCCGTCACCGGCGCCCTGATCACCGCGGAACAGGCGACCGACCCCGGCTACTGGGCCGGCCAGCTGGTGGCGCCGGTGCGCTGGCACCAGGCCCTGCTGACCGCCGCCGGGCCCCGGGCCGTCCTGCTGGAGGCCGGGCCTGGACAGTCGCTCGGAGCACTGGCCCGGCTCGGCCTGGACCTCAACGCCGGGCATGTCGTCGCCAGTACCCTCCCCAGGCCCGGCGGCGACGAGCGCCGCGCGGTCCTTGAGGCAGCAGGCCTGCTCCGGGACGCGGGTGTCCCGGTGGACCTCACCGCCGTGAACGGCGCGCCCGGCCGTCGGGTGCCACTGCCCGGATACCCGTTCCAGCGCCGCCGCCACTGGATCGACGCGCCGCAGCCCCGGGCCGGCGGCGCGGACGCGGCACCGCAGCCCGAGCCCGTCGCGGTGGCCGTGAACGACATGGACGATGCCGGCACCGTGAACACCGACGCCGTTAGGGCCGCGGTCGACCGGGCCTGGGCCGAGGTGCTGCTCGGCGCCGACCCGGGTCCGGAGGACAACTTCTTCGACCAGGGGGGCCAGTCCCTGGTCGCCGTCCAACTGCTGTCCCGGATATCCCAGTTGGTCAAGGTCAGGCTCCCGCTGCAGCTGATCTTCGACCATCCGACCCCGCGCGGGCTGGCGGTCGCGGTCGCCGCCGAGGCTCTGCGTGGCGCGTCCCGGCCCGACCTGCCGGTCCGGCAGGCTGACCGCTCCGGCGCGCTGGCCCTCTCGCCCGCACAGGAACGGCTCTGGTTCATCGAGCAGCTGGAGCCCGGAGGCAGCGCCTACAACGTGCCGCAGACCCTGATGCTGGAGGGCGTGCTCGACCAGGCGGCACTGGAGCGGACCTTCACCGCGCTGGTCGCCCGCCACGAGGCCCTGCGCACCCGGATGGGGATGCACGACGACGCACCGGTGCAGATCGTCGACGAACCGTACGAGGTCACGGTGCCCCTGCTGCTGCCGAGCGGCGCCACCGGAGACGCCGGGGCCGAGGCGCGGGAGATGGCACTGACCGAACTCCGGCGCCCGTTCGACCTGCTGGCCGGTCCGCTGCTGCGAGCGGCGCTGATCCGGCTCGCACCCGAGCGGCACCTGCTGGTGGTGACCATGCACCACCTGGTCACCGACGGCTGGTCCTTCCTCGTGCTGACCCGCGAACTCGTGGAGCTGTACGACGCGTTCACCAGCGGACGGGCTCCGCAGCTGCCGCCCGCCCCCTTCCAGGCGGCCGACCACGCCGCGTGGCAGCGCGTACTGGTGACGGGCGACCACCTCGCCGAGCAGACCGCGTTCTGGACGGAGTACCTCACCGACGCCCCGGCCGCGCTGCCCCTGCCGCTCGACCGGCCGCGCCCGGCCGTCCAGCGCCGCCGCGGCCGCCGCCACCGGATCGAGGTGTCCGCGGACCTCACCCGGCGCCTGACCGCGCTGGGCGCTTCGCGGGGCACGACCCCGTTCACCACGCTGCTGGCCCTGTTCTCCGCCGTCCTGCACGCCCACACCGGCAGCCAGGACCTGCTGGTGGCGACCCCGGTGGCCGGCCGCGACCGGGCCGAACTCGAAGGCATCGTCGGCTATCTGGTGAACACCGTCGTGGTGCGTGCCCGGTTCGAGGGCGCCCGCACCGCTGTCGACCTGGTCGACCGGGTACGCGACAGCGCCCTCAAGGCCCTCAGCAACCCGGACGTTCCCTTCGACCAGGTCGTCCAACTGTCCGGAGCAGGACAGCAGTTGGACCGCAACCCGCTCGCCCAGGTGCTGTTCACCCTGGAGAACCGGATGAACGAGGACGTGCGGCTGGCCGGCCTGGAGCTGTCGCCGGTCGACCTCGACCCGGGGATCGCCCAGTTCGACCTCGCCCTGCACCTCCAGGAGCACGAGGACGGCCTGGCGGGCTGGTTCGAGTACGACAAGGAGCTGTTCCTGCCGGACACCGTGGCGCGGCTCGGGGACCACTTCCTGGAAGTGCTGCGCCGCGCCGTGGACGCACCGGACCAGCGGCTGTCCGAACTGGTGCGGGTGCCGGACGAGGTGCACCGGCTGCTGACCGAGGAATGGAACACCGGCACCGGACAGCTGCCGGCGGACGCGTCACTGGTCGACCTGTTCACCACAGCGATGGCCGAAGGACCGGACCGTCCGGCGGTGATCGACGGCGGGACGACCTGGTCCTACCGGGAGCTCGACCGGGCATCGGACCGCATCGCGGCCGCCCTCGTCACGCAGGGGGCGGTGCCCGGCGACCGGATCGGCGTCCTGCTCGAACGCGGTGCGGACCTGATCGCCGCGATCTTCGGCGTACTGAAGACGGGCGCCGCCTACGTCCCGCTCGACCCGACGCACCCGGCCGAACGGCTCGGCCTCGCCGTCGACGACAGCGGTGTACGGCTGGTGCTGACCCAGCGGTCCCTGGCGGACCGGCAGCCTCCCGGCGACGCCCCGACGGTACTCGTCGACGGACCCGAAGTGCGGTCCGCGACCGTGGACTTCACCCCGTACCCGGTGGACCCGGGGAGTCCCGCGTACGTCATCTACACCTCCGGCTCGACCGGGCGCCCCAAGGGCGTCGAGGTGACGCACCACAACGTGGTACGTCTGCTGAGGGTCTCGGACCGGTCGTTCGAGTTCGGCCCCGATGACGTGTTCGCGCAGTTCTTCTCGCACGCCTTCGACGTCTCGGTGTGGGAGATCTTCGGTGCTCTCAGCCACGGTGCAGCCCTGGTCACGGTGGACTACTGGACCAGCCGCGACCCCGACGCCCTGGTGCGGCTGCTGGCCGAACGCCGCGTCACGGTCCTCAACCAGACCCCGTCGTCCTTCCACTCGCTGATCGAGGCCGAAGCGCGGTCGGCAGCCGGCCCGCTCTCGCTGCGCTCGGTCGTGCTGGCCGGCGAGAACCTGGACGTCGGCACCCTCGTCCCGTGGTTCGACCGCCACGGTGACCAGCGGCCCTCGATCGTCAACATGTACGGGATCACCGAGACCACCGTGCATGTGACGTACCGCCGGATGACGGCCGCCGACGTCCGCCCCGCGGTCGGCACGCCCGTCGGGACGGCCCTTCCCGACCTGCGGATCCGGCTGCTGGACCCGGACGGTGCGCTGGTGCCGATCGGTGTGCCCGGGGAGATCTGCGTCGGCGGCCCGGGACTGGCCGTGCAGTACGTCAACCTGCCCGAGCGGACCGCTGAGCGTTTCGTCTCCGACCCGTTCGACCCGAGTCCCGATGCCCGGCTGTACCGCTCGGGCGACCTGGCCCGGTACGACGGCGACGGCGAGCTGTACTACCTCGGCCGCGCCGACCACCAGGTGCAGATCCGCGGCTTCCGGGTCGAGCCGGGCGAGGTGCAGACGGTGCTCGCCCGGCACCCGGCGCTGGCCGGTGCGGTGGTGGTTTCCGCCGCCGCGCCCGACGGCGGAACGGAGCTGATCGGCTATCCGGTGCCGCTGCCCGGCACCGAGGGGCCGAGCGACACCGAGCTGCGGGAGTTCCTGCGCACCCGGCTGCCGGAGTACATGGTTCCCGCGCACCTGGTGACGATCGCGGAGATCCCGCTCACCGCGAACGGCAAGACCGACCGGGCGGCGCTGCCCGGACCGAGCCGGCAGTCGCCCACCTCGCGGCTCGCCGAGACCTTGCTGGAGAAGGAGGTCTGCCAGGTCTGGTGCGAGGTGCTCGGGCTGCCATCGGCCGGCGTCGACGACGTCTTCTTCGAGATCGGCGGCAACTCGCTCTCGGCCGTGCGCGTCAACAACCGGCTGGCCCGGCGCTTCGGCGTCGAGCTGCCGCTGCGGGCGCTGTTCGAGGAGCCGACTCCGGCCGCGGTGGCCCGGCGGATCGAGGCCGCCCTGTCCGCGGCCGACGGTCCGGAGGCACCGGCCGGCCGGCTGCTGACCGACCCGGCCACACCGTCCCCGCTCTCCACCGAGCAGGAAGGCATCTACCTGGCCGAGCAACTGACGCCCGGTACCGCCGCCTTCCACATCGGAGCCGTGCTGCGGCTGCGCGGCGCACTCGACCCGGACCGGCTGCGGCAGGCGTTCACCCGGGTCATCGCCCGGCAGGAGGCGCTGCGGGTCGGCTTCGCCGACACCACCGACGGCATCCGGATGCGGCCGGCCGACCCCGGACCGGCACCGCTGATCGTGCTGTACCCGCCGGCGGGTGCGGACCGCGAGGCGTTCGTCGCCGATCTGTACGAGCGGGAACTGGCCCGCCCCTTCGACCTGGAGCAGCCACCGCTGCTGCGTGCCGCTCTGGTGCCGGGAGAGCAGGAACACATCCTGGTGATGGTGGTCCACCACCTGATCTGCGACGGCTGGTCGCTGGGCGTGCTGCTGGACGAGCTCTCGGCGGCGTACGCATCCGACGACGCCCGTCCGCTCCCGGCCGTCGGCTACCGCGAGGCGGCCGCCCGCTCGCGGGCCCGGCTGGAGTCCGGGGAGGCGGCGGCCGATCTGGACTGGTGGCGGCAGCATCTGGACCGGTACCGGGCCACCGCGCCGCTGCCCGCCCTGCCCGGCGCTCCCGAGCGCGGCCCGTTCCGGGCGAGCCGGCGCACCATGACCCTGCCCACCGAGGTGCGCGCCGGGGTGCTGGCGTCCTGCCGCGAGCTCGGCGTGACGCCCTTCGCCCATCTGGCCACTGCCTTCCAGCTGGCCCTGTCGGCGGTGGGGGTCGAGGCCCCGGTGCTCGGCTTCCCGACCGCCGGGCGCACCGAGGCCGACGAGGGCGTGATCGGCTGCTTCATCCGCACCGCCGTGCTGCCCTCGGCCGACCGGGCGGTGACCTTCGCCGACGCGGTCAGGGAAGTCCGGGACCACCTGGTGGCCGCGCTGGAGCACGGCTCGGTGTCGGCGGACGCCGCCGACCGCCGCCGGGACCCCTTCCACGCCTGGTTCGTGCTGCAGAACACCCCGATGGCAGGCTCGGGTCCCGGCGGCACGGCCGTGGAGCCGGTGCCCCAGCCCCCCGCGACCAGCAAGTTCCGGCTGGCGCTGGATGTGACCGACACCGGTGACGAGTTCGTCTGCTGGTGGGACTCCGCCCCGGATGTTCTGGGCGAGGAACTGCCGCAGCGGGTGGCCGACGGTTTCCTCGCGGTCCTGACAGCCGCGCCGGCCCCCGGGACCCCCCTGAGCGAACTGCTCGCCGCAGCTTCCACCCCCGTACCCCGGCGGCCCAGGCGCGGGCTCCGATCGGTCTCCCGTCGCGCCCCTTCCCGGCCGGCCACCCAGGCCGACGCCCCCGGCCAGCACGGCCACGTCAAGCAAGGAGATGAGTCATGA